A window of the Verminephrobacter eiseniae EF01-2 genome harbors these coding sequences:
- a CDS encoding aminotransferase-like domain-containing protein: MPFAHRLNNVETSAIRELFKLLGKPGIISLAGGFPDSALFDIEGIRAASQQALQEDPGAALQYGATEGYQPLREQLAAFMAGKAALDIRPEDLIVTTGSQQALDLLGKTLIDPGDKVIVEGPTFLATIQCFRLYGADLIGAPTDANGVDTGALEKLIAEHRPKLVYLIPTFGNPSGATLSLARRRQVLEMAVRHQTLIVEDDPYGELYFNAPPPPSLLSLSATVPGSRALLVHCGSLSKVLAPGLRLGWMLAMPELLAKATMCKQFSDAHTSTFAQATAARYLAAGRMPATLARVRKVYAGRAQAMVDALRGEIGAAIEFVPPQGGLFVWARLTGADGRQADGNALARRAIEKGVAFVPGAPFFCAHPDQATLRLSFATVDEQQIRAGVARLAQAL, encoded by the coding sequence ATGCCATTTGCCCACCGCCTGAACAACGTAGAAACCTCCGCCATCCGCGAGCTTTTCAAACTGCTGGGCAAGCCCGGCATCATCAGCCTGGCCGGCGGCTTTCCGGACAGCGCCCTGTTCGACATCGAGGGCATCCGCGCGGCCAGCCAGCAGGCGCTGCAAGAGGACCCCGGCGCGGCCCTGCAGTACGGCGCCACCGAGGGCTACCAGCCGCTGCGCGAGCAACTGGCCGCCTTCATGGCCGGCAAGGCCGCCCTGGACATCCGCCCCGAGGACCTGATCGTCACCACCGGCAGCCAGCAGGCGCTGGACCTGCTGGGCAAGACGCTGATCGACCCCGGCGACAAAGTCATCGTCGAAGGCCCCACCTTCCTGGCCACCATCCAATGCTTTCGCCTGTACGGCGCCGATCTGATCGGCGCGCCGACAGACGCCAACGGCGTCGACACCGGGGCGCTGGAAAAGCTCATCGCCGAGCACCGGCCCAAGCTCGTGTACCTGATCCCCACCTTCGGCAACCCCAGCGGCGCCACGCTCAGCCTTGCGCGCCGCCGGCAGGTGCTGGAGATGGCCGTCCGGCACCAGACCCTGATCGTCGAAGACGACCCCTATGGCGAGCTGTATTTCAATGCCCCGCCACCGCCCAGCCTGCTGAGCCTGTCGGCCACCGTGCCCGGCAGCCGCGCGCTGCTGGTGCATTGCGGCAGCCTGAGCAAGGTGCTCGCGCCCGGCCTGCGCCTGGGCTGGATGCTGGCCATGCCCGAACTGCTGGCCAAAGCCACGATGTGCAAACAGTTCAGCGACGCGCACACCAGCACCTTCGCCCAGGCCACGGCGGCCCGCTACCTCGCGGCCGGCCGCATGCCTGCCACGCTGGCCCGGGTGCGCAAGGTCTACGCCGGGCGCGCCCAGGCCATGGTCGACGCGCTGCGCGGCGAGATCGGCGCGGCCATCGAATTCGTGCCCCCCCAGGGCGGCCTGTTCGTCTGGGCGCGCCTGACCGGGGCCGATGGCAGGCAGGCCGACGGCAACGCGCTGGCCCGGCGCGCGATTGAAAAAGGCGTGGCCTTCGTGCCCGGCGCGCCATTTTTTTGCGCCCACCCGGACCAGGCCACGCTGCGCTTGTCGTTCGCCACGGTGGACGAGCAGCAGATTCGCGCAGGCGTGGCCCGCTTGGCGCAGGCGCTCTGA
- a CDS encoding replication-associated recombination protein A gives MTTATPTPSPGQHQPLAERLRPHTLGAVVGQQHVLGPGMPLRLAFESGRPHSCILWGPPGVGKTTIARLMADAFDAQFISISAVLGGVKDIRAAVERAEAARDGLMQQRTIVFVDEVHRFNKSQQDAFLPHVESGLFTFIGATTENPSFEVNSALLSRATVYVLQPLSAQDLQQIVALAQAQHALPAIEDAAVERLVAYADGDARRLLNTLETLAMAAAGQRLAEITDAWLLKVLGERLRRYDKGGEQFYDTISALHKSVRGSDPDAALYWLVRMLDGGADPRYMARRLVRMATEDVGLADPRALRLALDASEVYERLGSPEGELALAECVLYLAVAPKSNAVYTAYKAARAWVERDGTRPVPMHLRNAPTALLKTLGAGRGYRYAHDEQDGFAAGERYLPEDMPEPGFYLPVERGLEIRIAQKLRELRARNAAAGGAGAGGLDAGGALAGG, from the coding sequence ATGACAACCGCCACACCGACCCCTTCCCCTGGCCAGCACCAGCCGTTGGCCGAGCGGCTGCGCCCGCACACCCTGGGCGCCGTGGTTGGCCAGCAGCATGTGCTGGGCCCGGGCATGCCGCTGCGGCTGGCGTTCGAGTCGGGGCGCCCCCATAGCTGCATCCTCTGGGGGCCGCCGGGTGTCGGCAAAACCACCATTGCGCGCCTGATGGCCGATGCGTTCGATGCGCAGTTCATCAGCATCAGCGCCGTGCTCGGCGGGGTCAAGGACATCCGCGCGGCGGTCGAGCGCGCCGAGGCCGCGCGCGATGGACTGATGCAGCAGCGCACCATCGTGTTTGTCGACGAGGTGCATCGCTTCAACAAGAGCCAGCAGGATGCGTTCCTGCCGCATGTCGAAAGCGGGCTGTTCACCTTCATCGGCGCCACCACGGAGAACCCGTCGTTCGAGGTCAATTCGGCGTTGCTTTCGCGCGCCACGGTGTATGTGCTGCAACCGCTGTCGGCGCAGGATTTGCAGCAGATCGTGGCGCTGGCGCAGGCGCAGCATGCGCTGCCTGCCATTGAAGATGCGGCCGTCGAGCGCTTGGTGGCCTACGCCGATGGCGATGCCCGGCGCCTGCTCAATACGCTGGAGACCCTGGCCATGGCAGCGGCCGGGCAGCGGCTGGCCGAGATCACCGATGCCTGGCTGCTCAAGGTGCTGGGCGAGCGCCTGCGCCGCTACGACAAGGGCGGCGAGCAGTTCTACGACACGATCAGCGCGCTGCACAAGTCGGTGCGCGGCTCGGACCCGGATGCTGCGCTGTACTGGCTGGTGCGCATGCTCGACGGCGGGGCCGACCCGCGCTACATGGCGCGGCGCCTGGTGCGCATGGCCACCGAGGATGTGGGCCTGGCCGATCCGCGCGCGCTGCGCCTGGCGCTCGATGCCAGCGAGGTCTACGAGCGCCTGGGCAGCCCCGAGGGCGAGTTGGCGCTGGCCGAATGCGTGCTGTACCTGGCCGTGGCGCCCAAGTCGAACGCGGTCTACACGGCTTACAAGGCCGCGCGCGCCTGGGTCGAACGAGACGGCACACGCCCCGTGCCGATGCATTTGCGCAATGCGCCGACGGCGCTGCTGAAAACGCTAGGGGCTGGCCGGGGCTATCGCTACGCGCACGATGAGCAAGATGGCTTTGCTGCGGGCGAGCGCTATCTGCCCGAGGACATGCCCGAGCCCGGTTTCTACCTGCCGGTCGAGCGCGGTCTGGAGATCAGGATTGCGCAGAAACTGCGCGAGTTGCGCGCGCGCAATGCGGCGGCGGGTGGCGCTGGCGCGGGTGGCCTCGACGCTGGCGGCGCGCTCGCAGGAGGGTAG
- a CDS encoding chemotaxis protein: protein MTAAVQQDIDARTHLTSTNQFELLLFRLGIDNALGKSELFGINVFKIREIVAMPGITPIAGTAAHALGVVNLRGQVIPVFDLPAIVGCKPQTGLNIMLVTEYARTTQAFAVESVEDIARLDWKQVLSAQTSGAAGKLVTSIARLDGNTDESRLAQVLDVEAILQMVSPSDDHQVTAEKVGAKLALKPGAIILAADDSFVARSLIEQELKVLQAPYEILKSGQAAWDRLNAIAQSAKAEGKTVLDRVAMVLTDLEMPEMDGFTLTRNIKQDARFDGLPVVIHSSLSGSANEDHVRSVGANGYVAKFAAEDLAETIRRVLPQPGNP, encoded by the coding sequence ATGACAGCAGCAGTGCAGCAGGACATCGACGCGCGCACCCACCTCACCAGCACCAACCAGTTCGAGCTGCTGCTGTTTCGCCTGGGCATCGACAATGCCTTGGGCAAGTCTGAATTGTTCGGCATCAACGTATTCAAGATCCGCGAGATCGTGGCCATGCCCGGCATCACGCCGATTGCCGGCACGGCGGCGCATGCGCTGGGGGTGGTCAACCTGCGCGGGCAGGTGATTCCGGTGTTCGATCTGCCGGCCATCGTGGGCTGCAAACCACAGACCGGGCTGAACATCATGCTGGTGACCGAGTACGCGCGCACCACGCAGGCGTTCGCCGTGGAGTCGGTGGAGGACATCGCCCGGCTCGACTGGAAGCAGGTCCTGTCCGCGCAGACCAGTGGCGCCGCCGGCAAACTGGTCACCAGCATCGCCCGCCTGGACGGCAACACCGATGAGTCCCGCCTGGCCCAGGTGTTGGATGTGGAGGCCATCTTGCAGATGGTCTCGCCCTCGGACGACCATCAGGTCACTGCGGAAAAAGTGGGCGCCAAACTGGCGCTCAAGCCCGGCGCCATCATCTTGGCGGCAGACGATTCGTTCGTCGCGCGCTCGCTGATCGAGCAGGAGCTCAAGGTGTTGCAGGCGCCTTACGAAATACTCAAATCCGGCCAGGCGGCCTGGGACCGGCTCAACGCCATCGCCCAGAGCGCAAAGGCCGAAGGCAAGACCGTTCTGGACCGCGTTGCGATGGTGCTGACCGACCTGGAAATGCCCGAGATGGATGGCTTTACGCTGACGCGCAACATCAAGCAGGACGCCCGCTTCGATGGCCTGCCGGTGGTCATCCATTCGTCGCTGTCGGGCTCGGCCAATGAGGACCATGTGCGCAGCGTCGGCGCCAATGGCTATGTGGCCAAGTTCGCGGCCGAAGACTTGGCCGAAACCATCCGGCGGGTCTTGCCCCAGCCCGGCAACCCATGA
- a CDS encoding DUF4124 domain-containing protein — protein sequence MIQPRALGACFGAWFGACICAGIWLTPDARAQVLRCTDAGTGKVTYTDGACASDARVHQVQPRRTPEEIQQERAQAAEALARQQARRDTQGEREQLASRPPKAVEPPDHARSPECARSRRHLEETVRSGTSGDTYEQNVRLGAAQRQMDLDCLGPKAYADLEKARAARPMLIPPVVLSPRQNPTPVDPAPPRKQMTQCNVFRCYDRQGRSYPH from the coding sequence ATGATCCAGCCCCGAGCACTCGGCGCCTGCTTCGGCGCATGGTTTGGCGCCTGCATCTGCGCCGGTATCTGGCTCACCCCGGACGCCCGGGCGCAGGTGTTGCGCTGCACCGATGCGGGCACCGGCAAGGTGACGTACACCGACGGCGCCTGCGCCAGCGACGCCCGCGTGCACCAAGTGCAGCCGCGCCGAACGCCCGAGGAGATTCAACAGGAGCGCGCGCAGGCGGCCGAGGCGCTGGCGCGCCAGCAGGCGCGGCGTGACACGCAAGGTGAGCGCGAGCAGTTGGCGTCCAGGCCGCCCAAGGCAGTCGAACCGCCCGACCATGCCCGCTCGCCCGAATGCGCGCGTTCGCGCCGCCATCTGGAGGAGACGGTGCGCAGTGGTACCAGCGGCGACACCTACGAGCAAAACGTGCGCCTCGGCGCCGCCCAGCGGCAGATGGATCTGGACTGCCTGGGCCCCAAGGCTTATGCGGATCTGGAAAAGGCCCGCGCGGCCCGGCCCATGCTCATACCGCCGGTGGTGCTGTCGCCCCGGCAGAACCCGACCCCTGTGGACCCGGCCCCGCCGCGCAAGCAAATGACGCAGTGCAATGTGTTTCGCTGCTACGACCGCCAGGGCCGCAGCTACCCGCATTGA
- a CDS encoding tripartite tricarboxylate transporter substrate binding protein, which translates to MATESTPRSRQRRHLLIAGAAVAAAARVPAQDPGPPIRLIVPYAAGGPIDVTARVLAERVRDTLGTVLIDNKGGAGGNIGADAIARAAPDGLTIGIAATATHAVNPWLYARLPYDAAKDFAGITQLVRVPNVLVMNVARAEQFGIHRLADLVAYAKAHPARLNYGSGGNGSAGHLAGEMFKQRAGIFALHIPYRGASPAQLALLAGEVDFNIDNLAAAAPNIRAGKLKALAVTSLEASPALPGVPPLADTYAGFAIDTWWGLVAPAATPRPVIDRLHQAFVAALDAPQTRARFAALLAEPVASTPRQFDSFMASERAKYRQLVQDSGAKVD; encoded by the coding sequence ATGGCGACTGAATCCACACCGCGCAGCAGGCAACGCCGACATCTGCTGATCGCCGGCGCCGCCGTGGCTGCGGCCGCGCGCGTGCCGGCGCAAGACCCTGGCCCGCCGATCCGCCTGATCGTTCCCTACGCAGCCGGTGGCCCCATCGACGTGACGGCGCGGGTGCTGGCCGAGCGCGTGCGCGACACGCTGGGAACCGTGCTCATCGACAACAAGGGCGGCGCGGGCGGCAACATCGGCGCCGACGCCATTGCCCGGGCCGCACCCGACGGCCTGACGATAGGCATTGCCGCCACGGCCACCCACGCCGTGAACCCCTGGCTGTATGCCCGCCTGCCCTATGACGCGGCCAAGGACTTCGCGGGCATCACGCAACTGGTGCGCGTGCCCAATGTGCTGGTGATGAACGTGGCCCGCGCCGAGCAGTTCGGCATCCACCGCCTGGCCGACCTGGTGGCCTACGCCAAAGCCCACCCCGCCCGGCTCAACTACGGCAGCGGCGGCAATGGCAGCGCCGGCCATCTGGCCGGCGAGATGTTCAAGCAGCGCGCCGGCATCTTTGCGCTGCACATTCCCTATCGCGGCGCCAGCCCCGCCCAGTTGGCCCTGCTGGCCGGCGAGGTCGACTTCAACATCGACAACCTGGCCGCCGCAGCGCCGAACATCCGCGCCGGCAAACTCAAGGCCCTGGCCGTGACCTCGCTGGAGGCCAGCCCGGCACTGCCGGGCGTGCCGCCGCTGGCCGACACCTATGCCGGCTTTGCCATCGACACCTGGTGGGGTCTGGTCGCGCCTGCCGCCACGCCCCGGCCGGTGATCGACCGGCTCCACCAGGCTTTTGTGGCGGCGCTGGACGCGCCGCAGACCCGGGCCCGCTTTGCCGCCCTGCTGGCCGAGCCGGTGGCCTCCACACCCCGGCAGTTCGACAGCTTCATGGCCAGCGAACGCGCCAAGTACCGGCAACTGGTGCAGGACTCGGGCGCCAAGGTGGATTGA
- the folK gene encoding 2-amino-4-hydroxy-6-hydroxymethyldihydropteridine diphosphokinase — protein MSRPQRFALPTVPREAPPAEPVFIGLGANLGQRAEHLRAALAAMDALPGTRVQRVSPLYASAPVDADGPDYLNAVAELGTALAPEALLAALQSIEQAAGRQRPYRHAPRPLDLDILWFGDRVIATPGLAVPHPRMAGRAFVLRPLADLVPQRIAPAALQAVAGQAIARVQGPDWAAGSFSIEPSKI, from the coding sequence ATGAGCCGCCCGCAGCGCTTCGCGCTGCCCACCGTGCCACGCGAAGCGCCGCCGGCAGAGCCGGTGTTCATCGGCCTGGGCGCCAACCTGGGCCAGCGGGCGGAGCATTTGCGCGCCGCGCTGGCGGCCATGGATGCGCTGCCCGGCACGCGCGTGCAGCGGGTCTCGCCGTTGTACGCCAGCGCACCGGTGGATGCAGACGGGCCCGATTACCTGAATGCCGTCGCCGAACTGGGCACCGCCCTTGCGCCTGAAGCGTTGCTGGCGGCGTTGCAGTCGATCGAGCAGGCCGCAGGCCGCCAGCGCCCCTACCGCCATGCGCCGCGCCCGCTGGATCTGGACATTCTGTGGTTTGGCGACCGGGTGATCGCCACGCCGGGCCTGGCCGTGCCCCACCCGCGCATGGCCGGGCGCGCCTTTGTGCTGCGGCCACTGGCCGATCTGGTGCCGCAGCGCATCGCCCCGGCCGCCCTGCAAGCCGTGGCCGGGCAGGCGATTGCGCGCGTGCAAGGCCCGGATTGGGCGGCCGGCAGTTTTTCGATCGAGCCATCGAAAATATAG
- the pcnB gene encoding polynucleotide adenylyltransferase PcnB — protein MIKKFIDKLLGKAMPGSTGGKPHFGRREEVPASVHGIDPELVDRRAADVVATLKQAGFAAYIVGGAVRDLLLGLRPKDFDVATDATPEQVKSLFRRAFIIGRRFRIVHVVHGRGREHEVIEVSTFRAYLDNAAAGQVSGNEKTSKAQLSGMQHAVDASGRVLRDNVWGPQDEDATRRDFTINAMYYDPVSQIVVDYHKGLQDARKKTLRMIGEPTLRYREDPVRIIRAVRFAAKLSALGFAIDAKTAAPLRQSQALLADVPQSRMFDEMLKLLQTGHAIATIEQLRKLGLTQGIYPLLDLIVQRADTAFVKAALLDTDRRVSQDKPVAPSFLLACVLWQDVRDGWTERLNQRQYPLPALQDAIDEVFDQRIGDVSGRGKLAADMREIWVMQPRFDKRLGRTPCSMVAQPRFRAGFDFLRLRADVGEVEEALAEWWQDFQAADDERREDLMDQAREEHRTRQKAPPERTPRARAPSAPAPSAALARKAPSAETTADPDAAPGAPASEGDAPKKRRRRRRKPGAAGGDDGAPLAIGA, from the coding sequence ATGATCAAGAAGTTCATCGACAAACTGCTGGGCAAAGCGATGCCTGGCAGCACCGGCGGCAAGCCGCATTTCGGCCGGCGCGAAGAGGTACCGGCATCGGTCCATGGCATCGATCCCGAACTGGTCGACCGCCGCGCCGCCGATGTGGTGGCCACGCTCAAGCAGGCCGGTTTTGCCGCCTATATCGTCGGCGGCGCCGTGCGCGACCTGCTGCTGGGCCTGCGCCCGAAGGACTTCGACGTGGCCACCGATGCCACGCCCGAGCAGGTCAAGAGCCTGTTTCGCCGCGCTTTCATCATCGGCCGGCGCTTTCGCATCGTGCATGTGGTGCATGGCCGGGGCCGCGAGCATGAGGTGATCGAGGTCTCCACCTTCCGCGCCTACCTGGACAACGCCGCCGCCGGCCAGGTCAGCGGCAACGAAAAGACCAGCAAGGCGCAACTGTCGGGCATGCAGCATGCGGTCGATGCCAGTGGCCGGGTGTTGCGCGACAACGTCTGGGGCCCGCAGGACGAAGACGCCACGCGCCGCGACTTCACCATCAACGCCATGTACTACGACCCGGTGAGCCAGATCGTGGTCGACTACCACAAGGGCCTGCAGGACGCCCGCAAGAAGACGCTGCGCATGATCGGCGAGCCGACGCTGCGCTACCGCGAAGACCCGGTGCGCATCATCCGCGCAGTGCGCTTTGCGGCCAAGCTCAGCGCGCTGGGCTTTGCCATCGACGCCAAGACAGCCGCCCCGCTGAGGCAGTCGCAGGCCCTGCTGGCCGATGTGCCGCAAAGCCGCATGTTCGATGAAATGCTCAAGCTGCTGCAAACCGGCCACGCCATCGCCACCATAGAGCAGTTGCGCAAGCTGGGCCTGACCCAGGGCATCTACCCGCTGCTGGACCTGATCGTGCAGCGCGCCGACACCGCCTTTGTCAAGGCCGCCCTGCTCGACACCGACCGCCGCGTGAGCCAGGACAAGCCCGTGGCGCCCAGCTTCTTGCTCGCCTGCGTGCTCTGGCAAGACGTGCGCGACGGCTGGACCGAGCGCCTGAACCAGCGCCAGTACCCGCTGCCCGCGCTGCAAGACGCGATCGACGAAGTGTTCGACCAGCGCATCGGCGATGTGTCCGGCCGTGGCAAGCTGGCCGCCGACATGCGCGAGATCTGGGTGATGCAGCCGCGTTTCGACAAGCGCCTGGGCCGCACGCCGTGCAGCATGGTGGCGCAGCCGCGCTTTCGGGCCGGCTTCGACTTTTTGCGCCTGCGTGCCGATGTGGGCGAGGTCGAGGAAGCCCTGGCCGAGTGGTGGCAGGACTTCCAGGCGGCCGACGACGAACGCCGCGAAGACCTGATGGACCAGGCCCGCGAAGAGCACAGGACACGCCAGAAAGCCCCGCCCGAGCGCACGCCCCGAGCGCGCGCCCCATCCGCCCCCGCCCCATCCGCCGCGCTGGCGCGCAAAGCGCCATCGGCCGAAACGACCGCAGACCCGGACGCCGCGCCCGGCGCGCCGGCGTCAGAAGGCGACGCCCCCAAAAAGCGCCGCCGCCGTCGCCGCAAGCCCGGTGCGGCCGGGGGTGACGATGGTGCGCCGCTCGCCATCGGGGCATGA
- a CDS encoding CDP-6-deoxy-delta-3,4-glucoseen reductase, with protein sequence MTSAAAALQITVQPSGRAFGANPGEAILAAAIRSGVGLPYGCKDGACGSCKCQKLSGTVHHGTHQSKALTADEEAAGLVLTCCAQPLTDVVLLARQVTDESAYPVRKMPVRVAALHKKSPDVMLLRLQLPAADSLRYHAGQYLEFILRDGARRAYSMANAPHTQTDAPGVELHIRHMAGGKFTDHVFGALKEKDILRVEGPFGSFFLREDCDKPIVLLASGTGFAPIKAIIEHLQFTGSTRRAVLYWGGRRPSDLYLYDWVQARVAEMPHLSCVPVLSDALPEDGWSGRTGFVHQAVLDDFADLSGHQVYACGAPVMVDAARAAYSAQRGLPPQEFHADAFTSEADKHGD encoded by the coding sequence ATGACCAGCGCCGCCGCCGCATTGCAGATCACCGTGCAACCCAGCGGCCGCGCCTTCGGCGCCAACCCCGGCGAAGCCATTTTGGCCGCCGCCATCCGCAGCGGCGTGGGCCTGCCCTATGGCTGCAAGGATGGGGCCTGCGGTTCATGCAAATGCCAAAAACTCAGCGGCACCGTGCACCATGGCACGCACCAGTCCAAGGCGCTGACGGCCGATGAAGAAGCCGCCGGCCTGGTGCTGACCTGCTGCGCGCAGCCGCTGACCGATGTGGTGCTCCTGGCGCGCCAGGTCACCGACGAAAGCGCCTACCCGGTCAGGAAGATGCCGGTGCGCGTGGCCGCGCTGCACAAGAAGTCGCCCGACGTGATGCTGCTGCGCCTGCAACTGCCGGCAGCCGACAGCTTGCGCTACCACGCGGGCCAGTACCTGGAATTCATCTTGCGCGATGGCGCGCGCCGCGCCTACTCGATGGCCAACGCGCCGCACACGCAGACCGATGCGCCCGGCGTGGAACTGCATATCCGCCACATGGCCGGCGGCAAGTTCACGGACCATGTCTTCGGCGCGCTCAAGGAAAAGGACATCCTGCGCGTCGAAGGCCCGTTCGGCAGCTTCTTCCTGCGCGAGGATTGCGACAAACCCATCGTGCTGCTGGCCTCGGGCACCGGCTTTGCCCCGATCAAGGCCATCATCGAGCATTTGCAATTCACCGGCAGCACCCGGCGCGCCGTGCTGTACTGGGGCGGGCGCCGCCCGTCCGACCTGTACCTGTACGACTGGGTGCAGGCCCGCGTGGCCGAGATGCCCCATCTGAGCTGCGTGCCGGTGCTCTCCGATGCCCTGCCCGAGGACGGCTGGAGCGGCCGCACCGGCTTTGTGCACCAGGCGGTGTTGGACGACTTTGCCGACCTCTCGGGCCACCAGGTCTATGCCTGCGGCGCGCCCGTCATGGTCGATGCGGCCCGCGCCGCCTACAGCGCGCAACGCGGCCTGCCGCCGCAGGAGTTTCATGCCGACGCTTTCACCTCCGAGGCCGACAAACATGGCGACTGA
- a CDS encoding NAD-dependent epimerase/dehydratase family protein yields MPSNQPPLGALPARFRRQRLLIVGCGDIGQRVLRRLQTGPGAGRMQVLALTSSVARVARLRALGARPLLGNLDAAASLRRLAGLATRVLHLAPPSPPSPLSGQGAGGDPGSGAHRRDPRTEAHRCDRTVALARVLRQRSLPQALVYASTSGVYGDCQGALVPETRRLAPATPRAQRRASAERVLRELGRAGLRVSLLRIPGIYAADRAADTVQDRLRRAIPVLRPEDDVFTSHIHADDLARACIAALWRSRPQRAYNVSDLTPMKMGDYFDLAAGLYGLPRPPRLPRSAAQQQLSPLRLSFMSESRRLDNQRLLRELGLRLLYPGVAEGLAAGRRTDGIADASNRPGATGDLRAGQCG; encoded by the coding sequence GTGCCTTCAAACCAACCCCCTCTCGGCGCCCTGCCGGCGCGCTTTCGCCGTCAACGCCTGCTGATCGTCGGCTGCGGCGACATCGGTCAACGGGTGCTGCGCCGGCTGCAAACCGGCCCGGGCGCCGGGCGCATGCAGGTCTTGGCGCTGACCTCCAGCGTGGCCCGGGTGGCGCGGCTGCGCGCGCTCGGCGCCCGGCCCCTGCTGGGCAACCTCGACGCTGCGGCCAGCTTGCGGCGGCTCGCGGGCCTGGCCACCAGGGTGCTGCATCTGGCACCGCCATCACCGCCATCGCCGCTGTCGGGGCAAGGGGCAGGGGGCGATCCGGGCAGCGGTGCCCACCGGCGCGACCCGCGCACAGAGGCCCACCGGTGCGACCGCACCGTGGCACTGGCCCGGGTGCTGCGCCAGCGCAGCCTGCCGCAGGCGCTGGTCTACGCATCGACCAGCGGCGTCTACGGCGACTGCCAGGGCGCGCTGGTGCCCGAGACGCGCCGCCTGGCGCCGGCCACGCCGCGCGCGCAGCGCCGGGCGAGCGCCGAACGGGTTTTGCGCGAACTCGGGCGTGCCGGCCTGCGCGTCAGCCTGCTGCGCATTCCGGGCATTTATGCCGCTGACCGCGCGGCGGACACGGTGCAGGACCGGTTGCGCCGTGCCATCCCGGTGCTGCGCCCCGAGGACGATGTGTTCACCAGCCATATCCACGCCGACGATCTGGCGCGCGCCTGCATCGCCGCCCTGTGGCGTAGCCGGCCGCAGCGCGCCTACAACGTGAGTGACCTGACCCCGATGAAGATGGGCGACTACTTCGACCTGGCCGCCGGCCTGTATGGCCTGCCGCGCCCCCCGCGCCTGCCGCGCAGCGCGGCGCAACAGCAGTTGTCGCCGCTGCGGCTGAGCTTCATGAGCGAATCACGCCGGCTGGACAACCAGCGCCTGCTGCGCGAACTGGGCCTGCGGCTGCTGTACCCCGGTGTCGCCGAGGGCCTGGCGGCGGGCCGACGCACGGACGGTATCGCCGATGCCAGCAACCGCCCCGGCGCCACCGGGGACCTGCGCGCGGGTCAATGCGGGTAG
- the lolA gene encoding outer membrane lipoprotein chaperone LolA — MKKIATIIASAITIVMAGSAMGASADGLKSLEAFLQHTQTGRAEFSQSVTAPPKDGQTARAKLSGGRFEFQRPGRFKFVYQKPFEQTIVADGQTLWLYDADLNQVTRRAQAQALGSTPAALLASAPDLPALQAEFTLQALPDQEGLQWVQASPKNRDGQIKSVRVGFAGEQLAVLDILDNFGQRSVIRFTGLQTNVALPANTFQFNPPAGADVIAQ, encoded by the coding sequence GTGAAAAAGATCGCCACCATCATCGCCAGCGCCATCACCATCGTGATGGCCGGCAGCGCCATGGGCGCCAGCGCCGACGGACTGAAAAGCCTGGAGGCATTCCTGCAGCACACACAGACCGGCCGGGCCGAATTCAGCCAGAGCGTGACCGCGCCGCCCAAGGATGGACAAACGGCGCGCGCCAAGCTGTCTGGCGGCCGCTTCGAGTTCCAGCGCCCGGGGCGCTTCAAGTTCGTCTACCAAAAACCCTTTGAGCAAACCATCGTCGCCGACGGCCAGACCCTGTGGCTCTACGACGCAGACCTGAACCAGGTCACCCGGCGGGCGCAGGCCCAGGCGCTGGGCAGCACGCCGGCGGCCCTGCTGGCCTCGGCGCCCGACCTGCCGGCGCTGCAGGCCGAGTTCACGCTCCAGGCCCTGCCCGACCAAGAGGGCCTGCAATGGGTGCAGGCCAGCCCGAAAAACCGGGACGGCCAGATCAAAAGCGTGCGCGTAGGCTTTGCCGGCGAGCAACTGGCGGTGCTCGACATCCTGGACAACTTTGGCCAGCGCTCCGTGATCCGCTTCACGGGCCTGCAGACGAATGTGGCGCTGCCGGCCAATACCTTCCAGTTCAACCCCCCCGCCGGGGCGGATGTCATCGCGCAATGA